The window AACCCAGATCTTAACGGAAAGGGGCAACAGTCACATCCTAATACTGATGAAGAGTTTCTCTTGTTTACATCAGTGCCAGCATCTGCATGTGAACCCAACCCCTGCCAGAATGGAGCTTCTTGCATTAAAGGAAAACGCCGTATTCGCTGTGCCTGTCCCGATGGATATGCTGGGAAGTTCTGTGAAACTGGTAAGAAAAGACAGCAAACACATGGTTGCAGGTTGTCAGTTCTGAAGCTCAAGCTGTGTTACAGTTGCTCACAAAATTATGAAAAGGATCTCAAGAAAGTTAAAAATCAttctaacttaaaaaaaaaagtatagatAATGTTATAACCATattacatattattattatcattaatgATTTAGTTTATAATAGATACATTTCACCAATATTTCAGGACTTTTATAGCTTGTGTGGCCCCTGGGGTGTTCACGGCCATAGTTCAGAAAGGCTAATCAATTTCTTTATGCTCAGTAAACAGAGGAAGGCTGTAGAAGCTTGCTAagcaattcaagccaatttttTCTTTCAGTGTGTAATGTAGTTAAGTAACAGTAGCTTATAGAGACATGGTCAAGTAGAAGTGTGGAAGAGAGTGTTTTCCAAGAGAACTGTTTATAGTACTGCTAGATGTGCTCATAAAAACCACCTTTTCACAGCAGTAGACGTGTCAGTAGAAATAAGGAGACTCTAAGGTTGTAGTTTACAGTTCTATCTAATTATTTGTGCAGCCACTCTTTTGTCAGAGTAAGCAGTAAGCAAGATGTTTGTAATCTTGCTTAAACGTTAAAAAAATGAATCATGCTTTTCGAAAATTAGGTCATTTACTCTATGTTatttacagaaataaaaaattgaGGTGCAGAAATATTGCACGCCACTATGAAACTGTATTAAAAAATTATATTCCAGAATTGCAGTTTCATATTAGGTTATGGAAACAGCAGATAATGATCTATTCAGATGGGAGCCCAAAGACCTAGTTGTCCTCAGGCGTCCATGTTTTCTGTAAAGCTCGATAAGTTTTAATGTAATTACAAGTAAAATGTGTGAGGTAACAAAGCCTCTTTTAAATTCCTCTGACTGCATTTGTGCTTTTGGTGAGAAACACCAACTGTGGGTATTTATTCTGAGTATCTGAGCTAACTTTAATGTTTGATGACCTATTTTACCTTTGTCTTCTTGTGCAGCTCTGACTGATTGTTATGTGGATAATGGAATGACATACAGAGGTACAGTTAGTGTAACAGAACAGGGAGACGAGTGTCTGGATTGGCATTCTTATTTCATTGTACGTAATGGGGAGGATCGTTTCACAACATACTCAGACTTTCCTGGCCTGGAACGTAACAACCACTGCAGGTACATGACTGGTCAAAttgtgttttagtttttctACCTTATCCTTTTAATTTCTATGATTTTCAGATTCAACCTTCAAAAGACACAGAATTGAGATTAATCATAATTTCTGTATTTCATAAATTCTTCATGTCAAGAACCCAAATGGGGATGAGAAGCCCTGGTGCTTTATCAAAAAGCAAGGCAACCTGAAGTGGAACTTCTGCAAAATCAAGAAATGCTCTCAAGGTGATACCAAACAGGTTACACATAATTACACAGaaaatgcagattttcacattttcatcaTGTCCCACAGCTGCAACTCCACCAACCCCACCAGTTACACCGGTAACAGGTTCTTCCCAGTTTTCCCAGTGCAGAAAATCTCAGCCGTCTCGCACCAGCAGGATTTTTGGAGGCACCAAGTCTTCCCCAGGTGCGCACCCCTGGCAAGCATCTGTGCAGGCCAGACCCAAGCGTTCATCCTTTGGGTTTCAACACATCTGCGGCGGGATCCTGCTCAATTCCTGCTGGGTCCTCACAGCAGCTCACTGCatgtaggttttttttgttgcatatCCATTTCCAGTtcattcttcctctttttttctcctataaccttttcttctcttttcagtGAACGTACTAATGAATTCCAGGTGGTGTTAGGTGGAGTAAATATAGATAAACGGGAAGACGTTGACCAGACCATCCCAGTAATAGAAACGATCGTTCATGAGAACTACAGGGAGACTCCTTCAGCGCTTTACAACGACATTGGTTTGCCACAATTTTCAAACAcagagttttgtttttaaattctgaCCACTAATGAGAATATGAATAACACAGGTGCGCATTTAGTGCACCATACAGAACATGCAATGAACAGCATTTGATGCAGTTAATCTACTTTCATCTctaagtagttttttttaacacacacattcacagaccTTTAACTTGCAGAATATGACAAATAATAGTGATTTTAATTCTTACTGTCTGTTTGCGCTAATTTATTTTCGTAGCTTTGCTTAAACTCAAAGTTACGGACAGTCCCCACTGTGCTAAGGAAACTCGCTTTGTGAAGTCGCCGTGTCTCCCAGAACAGGCCTTCCCCGCTGGAAAGGAGTGTGTGATCTCCGGATGGGGAGCTACTGAAACCCGTAATACTCTATTTTATCAGAAGACCAGTGATGTCCACGCTATATAAACAAACTATTTTAATGAAGAACTTTCTATCTCTTGAGAAAAAAACCTTAAAAGTTGCAATAATGTCACGATTTATTTGTCTCAAACCAGTTTGAATACAAAATAATTCTCTCTTGAATTTTCTTTGCCCTCCATCTTTCAGAGCGTTACAGCAGCCAGCTCTTGAATGCTCGTGTTTTCCTGATCTCTCAAGAGCGATGCCAAACTCCTCAAGTCTATGGAAATTTGGTGGACAACAGCATGCTATGTGCAGGGACCCTGCAGGGCGGCATTGACTCCTGCCAGATGTGTAACTCTTACATGTAGAATCTCCACGTAAAAAGGCTGCCCTTGATGTAAAGCTACAGTTTGCACTAGAGAGACTGGAAGGTGacccagacgcaaaaaaaataTGTGTTGCTGATCCATGCATTTGTTGCCATCGGTCCTGTGACACAAATTAGTGTCTCTCCGCAGAAAATATTTTTGCCTTAACTTGGTCTTTCCTGACACTGCAGGGTGATTCAGGCGGTCCACATGTGTGTGAGCAGAATGGCACACACTCCATCACCGGGGTGGTGAGCTGGGGCGTCGGCTGTGGTCAGAAGAACAAGCCTGGTGTCTACACCAACGTCCACACATTCCTCAACTGGATCAAAAGCAAGATGAACTAAACattatatttgtgtttttaaaacttCTCCTTATTTTGGgaggaaaaaataaactttgtttgctttaaaaaaaagaaactttattCAATCAGCAATAAAACCAAGCATTTACTCCCAGCACAGCTTTGAGTTAAAAGGGGCACCATCACAAACTCACACAGCTGAACCTGCCAGACAAAAGTAGAACACACGTAATTTCGGCAGGTCTGTTCTTCTTTGTAACTGAGCCTTGCTCAAAGTGCACTACATTATCAGACCTGGATTTCGTCGCCACATCTAGGTTGTGCAAAGTTCACTTGCAGGATGTGCTATTTACCAAAGATAAAACCATGTCAAAAATCCTCTGTACTTTACACTGCTGGCCACTCCCTGTTCCTGCTATCTATTACTTAGACACACTCTGAGTACAAAATTCAGACTTTAATTTCTGCACTGCTTTCAGATCAATTTTTATCCTGTAACAACTTTACTTTGGTTTCAGTAACCTcaaatgtttttgcttgaatcATTTAACACTATCAGAGCTTTTCAAATACACCTATCATTTTCCTGTGTTTGGCACATACCTTGACAATCCTTTTAACAAACATGACAAGTCCTGCTCTGGTTCAACATGCTTTATCCCTCTTATTGTGGAACTTACAGCAGCTCGGTTAACTACAGAGTCACAATAGTCATTTCAATAACTTAGtaaaataaaacacactttCTTAAAGTGGCATCTTTGACTCTCTCTAAAGACTATCActtatataaaaaagaaatcctCTCCGCTCTACGGTTTTTCTATCGCATCATTTTTACCAGAAACTGTCGTCTTCACTGTGTTCTGGAGAGCACCTCTTGAGGAGGATGAGGTGGAGCTGGACTTCTTCTCCATGGATCTGAATGAAGTTGTGGTGGTAGAAGATTTTTTCTGGACAGTCTGGATAGTCTTCTTCCTCTTGACATGAAGGACCTCCATTGCGTCCATGTTGACGCCTTGTTGAATCTCCTCGCTGGTCTCCACCTGCTCTgaagtttgttgctgctgctgctgctgctgctcctccatctgCTGCTGGTGGTGCAGCTGAAAGATGCAGACAGGAAGGATGCTAAAACCATCAAAATAATCTGATTCACCTTGTGCTAAAATCAATCTTTTAAGCCCACTCACCATCATCATGTGCTGATAGTTTGCAATTGCCTCGTCAGTAGTAACTCCCTCAGCTAGCCCCAGCTCTGCAGCCCGGCGGGCAAGCTCAGCCTTGTGGGAGCCAGGAGGGGTCCAGCCCACTCCTCTGGTCCAGTTCAGGTCTGACTTGTAGTTTACCTGCAATAAAGCAATACAACAATTGAGCCTTTCCTTTTTACATATGCACCACATTCCATTAATCTGATTGCAACTGATTGTGTCAGATTCATTTCAAATTGTGATGGTAGCATTGCTAGGTTAGATATAGTATCATATCAGGCACCTCAGAGtcggttatttttttattttttatttttttaatgaatttttcaAGAAACCCTCTTTCATCAGCATTCTGACATTGCACTGTGACTTACATCACTCTGCAGCTTGTAAGCCTGCTTGGCGTGCTTGACATTGAGCTGCTCGGGATCGCAGGTGTAGTCGTGGAGTTTGTGTCGGTAGCTGAGGTCACTAGCCTGAGCCTGACTCTTTTTGGCCTGCAGGAATTCAGGCTGGTTTGCATGGATTTTGTAGTGACCCCGGTCCTCTTTGGACTGACGTGTGTACTCCAGGTTGCTCTGGAGTTTACTTGCTGCCAGAGAGTGCACCATCTTAGGGTCGTCCTCCACGCAGCGCAGCCCCACCTGCTGACCCTTTTCCTTCAGATGGGATTCCTTGTAACGGAACTGTTGGAAGGAGAGGACAGTATTTCCATCTTAATTGAGGCTTTTGTGACAGTAGATTATAATCTTGCACTGCTACAACAGAATCCTCTGCCTTTAGACTGATATAATACTTTGTGCTACATGCAAAGTACAATAACAAAACTGGAATTCAAAAGGCTAAgagtgacttttttttatagattgaaaatgtagaaggacatgttacttcaagattgagaggctcaacttttttttttctttttcaccacATTATGAGACACTTAGAGGAACTCACATCACTGGCGATATCTCTGGAGGCCTTGGCAGTTTGGAAGGGAATAGCATCCAGTCTCAGGTCATAGCCCAACGTCTTCACCTGCTCCCCAGTCGCCTTGTAAGCTTtctacatgaaaaaaaaatggtgaagaCCCAGATCTTACCATGAGGATTTCAAATGATTTCATGTGCACATAGTTTTTGTCATATAAAGAATAGGAATATGTGCCTTACATCACTAATCTGCTGGGCATTGATCCTGGCTCTGATAAAATCTGGATCGTCTGAGTGTAAGGTGTATTTATGCATGTCGTCATTCTTTCCGGATTTGTACAGCCTCTGAAGTGGACCATATAAAGACATACACAGCATCAGTATCGGTATTTTTGCAACAGAAGTGCCTTAAAGGGGATTTTGTCttaagcatatttatttcttcATCCGACCTCACTGCATTGTTGATAGCTGTTCTTAGCGTGGATGATATCAGGCGAGTCAGCCACTGAGGTAAACTTGAGTCTGTCCGGCAGCTGACGATACTTTTTCTGCAGGAAGCAACATCACAAACATTTGAACACAGATGACTGAGATTTGaattaacataaaaacaaatatataaagTGAAATTCAAAGACAAACAACATTAAACAGTGATGCGCAATTGCCAGGAACTTTGAAAAGTAGTCAAAGTTTCAGCAAGTCCGAAATGTTGGACAGTTATTCAAGGCACCCACGAGAAGTAATTTCTGCTGAAGGCAATCATACGTTTTCCACACAATATTACATTCATTTGTAATTGTGTTcaataaattaattttaaagaggATGTTGGAATAGTTAACCGTCTCAGTAGGGTAGAACTTTTTAATTTCACTGTATATAATTAGATAACTTGATTGtgttcaactgaaaactgagaCTCAATGGATATCTTATGAAGTGATTCAAGTATTCATGGGTATCAATTTAATCTGACAATGTTTAGACGTTTATATAATGTCAAAGTGTCCCTTAACAGTAACTGAACAGCTTTTTTGTGATATAAATGTGTTTTAGCCTTCTgttcatagttttttttttttttacaaataccaTTTTCCACATATACTCACATCACTTATTAGTTCTCCAGCCCTTTTTGCATATTCCAGTTGTGGTGCCCCCACTCCATCCCAGGCCACTCCTTTCATAAAATTGAGGTCTGACTTGTAGAGTTTCTTTACATAAGACAATAGAATGTATTAGACAGGTTGTATTATCCTGATAATGTCTTTATTCACCCTTCTTTATCAGCCTCTCACCTCACTCTGCAGGTTGTAAGCCTTCTTGGCCCACTTAACCGTCATGTCATCAGGGAGCACTGTGTACTCATGCAGTTTCTTCCTGTAGTCCTGATCGCTGGCCAGGGCCTGGGCATTCTTGGCAGCCACCAAATGGATCATGTCTGGGGTGAGGTGGTACTGTCCGCTGATTGACAGTGCATCCTTTCGGTACTCCTGGTCGCTGGCCAGCCGGCCAGCCTGCAAGCAGTGCAGGAAATACGGGTCGTCTGTGATGCTTTTAACCCCAATGCGCTTTCCCTTGTCCAGCAGGTGGTTGTGTTTATACTGGTACTGTAAAGAAATGTGATTAGGTTAGTTCAGTGTAAAGTTTTATCCATACTGAGTCATGCAATATTTTATGAGATCCTTCGATTCATAATTTTATGTGACCTTACATCACTGGCGATGCCTGTGGAGCTCTTGGCAGCCTGGAAGGGGATGTCCTGCATGGTGAGCTTGTAGCCCTGAGCCCTCAGAGTGTGCCAGGACTCCCTGTACTTTATCTGCAGCAGAGTAAAGAACATAAACCTTAAAACAGCAAACACAAAATAAGacaaagacttttttttcctcacagatTATTATATTAGTAGATCATACTGTGCACAGCTCACAGATGCAAACAGTACCTCACTGAAGTTGGCTGCATTGATCTTTGCTTGTGTAATCTCTGGTCTCTCAGATGTTATAGTGTAGCTGTGTTGGTCATTCACTCCTTTCTCTTTATACAAACGCTGTAAGAGAGTAATATGATGCATTTTATTATCTTGTTCAAATGTCGTCTGTTGTAGTTATCGTATTTGCTAACTAATGTGGAGATCAGTCAAAATATGGAGGAATCTTAGAAGAACACAACTCAAACAAAATACTCATTGTCTCACTTCATTTGTGATCTGTCCGCTGAGTTTAGCATGGAGGATGTCTGGAGAATCAGCAACAGAGGTGTGCTTGAAACTGTACGGCTGCTGGCGATACTTTTTCTGTGGCGGGGGGGAaagacaggtttttttttggttaagaCTTCTAAGTAAGttcaaaaaattattttatattttccaTTCAAAGTTGAAAGAAACCACAATGAAAATCAACACACAAGATTCAGCAGAGAATTGACACGTCTCATGTGCAGATTTCATTTAGGGCTGTTGTGATGTCAGATTTATTGTTATATGATTATTGTTGCCAAAAGCATTCATTAAAACAAtataattacaataagattaGAAAACTATAACAATAACAAAATCACctttagttttttagtttttttggtcCCTTTTGGTGATTGAATTGCAGTCAAAGTAGGAGCAAGTGTAAAAGCAAACACTTCCATTTACACAAGTGTGTAatcaacacaaaataaatattttgttactattgttAATACGTTACTGGTATATCGCAACATCCTTAGTTTGTGTATGCGGCGTTGTATGACATGGGaataattctaaaaaaaaacaaaacaagatgtCTCACATCACTGATGAGGTCTGTAGCCCTCTTAGAACCTTCAATCTGCAGAGCTCCAGTGGCAATCCAGGCTGCACCACGCAGGTAATTTAGGTCAGAACGATACACTTTCTGTAGAGAGAACCAAAGAAAAGAACATTTACCTTGAAAAAATACCTGGAGCAGCCTTGCTGTGAAACATTTCCTAAATAAAATTCTGTGGATGGTTCATTAAATTGCTATAAAATGTTCAAattgtatgtttttgtttgtctatTTTGGGCTATTATAGAAGATTTTCTAAATGCAGGGGGGCTAGGAAAGCTCATTTATGTTTATGAGACACATGGTCATAACTAGCTATTGCATTGGTATGATACGAAGCTACCACGAACGTTTCTACCTtaaatggttcaggtcctacttagaaggccggagttattttgttacaattggcagctatgaatctgagcgagtggccatgacttgtggagtcccccaggggtcaattcttggatctcttctgtttaacttgtatatgctccctttgggtcagatattgcagaactttaacatcaattatcacagttatgcagacgatacacaactttatgtgtctctgtcaccggacgactgcagcccagcagacgtactgtgtcagtgtctggaggaagtaaacacctggatgagagagacttttctacaattaaatgaagagaaaactgagatcattctgtttgggagcaaagagaagagggtcagcgttggtaaatatcttgagactcgggaccttacaatcactgaccaagtacgtaacctcggagtgttgatagactcagatctgactttcagcagccacatcaaagctgtcaccaagtcagctttttaccatctcagaaacatcaacagaattaaaggtttcctctcccaaaaagaccaggagaaactcatccatgcaacgctcttttaactggactacCCAAAAatagcattaaacatctgcagctcaccCAGAACGCTGCTgttagagttttaacccggactaagagatctgaacacatcacaccagttttaaaatctttacactggcttccagtcagtcacagaatatattttaaaagcctgctgatggtttacaaatcccagaaaggtttaggcccaaaatacatctgtgatatgttcagagaatataaacc of the Odontesthes bonariensis isolate fOdoBon6 chromosome 23, fOdoBon6.hap1, whole genome shotgun sequence genome contains:
- the LOC142374518 gene encoding factor VII-activating protease-like, giving the protein MELLALKENAVFAVPVPMDMLGSSVKLNPNGDEKPWCFIKKQGNLKWNFCKIKKCSQAATPPTPPVTPVTGSSQFSQCRKSQPSRTSRIFGGTKSSPGAHPWQASVQARPKRSSFGFQHICGGILLNSCWVLTAAHCIERTNEFQVVLGGVNIDKREDVDQTIPVIETIVHENYRETPSALYNDIALLKLKVTDSPHCAKETRFVKSPCLPEQAFPAGKECVISGWGATETQRYSSQLLNARVFLISQERCQTPQVYGNLVDNSMLCAGTLQGGIDSCQMCNSYM